The Vibrio echinoideorum DNA window TACTGATCAGTAGTTTTAGGTTTTTGTTAAACCCGGCGTGGGCATATTTTCTCTTCTTTATATAAGAAAGGAAAACCGACGCCTCTCAACAAAGAGGCGGAATTGTAATCACTGTCACAAAAAGTGTCAATGATTGGGTTAACTAAAATTCCGGTCGGGGGATTATACGTAGAATAACTAAAATCACAAGGATCCTTCGTCGATCCCAACCTTATTTAAGAATTTTTTTAATTTTGGATCCTGTGGACTACCAAAAATATCCTGTGGAGATCCCTGTTCGACAATGTGGCCATCAGCCATGAAGATCACTCGGTCTGCGACCTCTCTAGCGAACTGCATTTCATGAGTAACCACCAGCATGGTTTGATGCTGATTTGCCAATTTTTTCATGAGGTTAAGTACTTCGCCAACCCACTCAGGATCGAGTGCTGAAGTCGGCTCATCGAACAATAAAAGCTCTGGCTGAAGGGCCATTGCGCGGCCAATACCAACACGTTGTTGCTGACCACCAGAAAGCGCTGCTGGATAACTATCAGCTTTCTCTCCTAGGCCTATATCGTCGAGTATTTGTTGAGCTTTTTCATGAGCTTGCTGCTTTTTCCAACCACGAACGGTAATCAAACCTTCTGCAATATTCTGCTTCGCGGTTTGATGGGCAAATAGTGCATAGTTTTGGAATACGAAACCGGTCTTACGACACAGTGCAAGCACCTCTGCCTTAGTATGTTTCTGAGTATCAACCTTGATATCATCAATCGAAATAACACCTTGATCGGCTTGCTCTAGAAAATTTACACAGCGTAATAATGTAGATTTACCCGTTCCACTTGAACCTATGATGACAATTATCTCACCTTGCTTGATTTCTAGGTCGATTCCTTTCAATACTTCGGTGTCACCAAATTGCTTGTGGATATTTTGTAATTTGATCATCGTACGTACGCCTTATTCAGTTTCACTTCAGCCCAAATTTGAATACGAGTGAGGATAATAACCACGCCCCAATAAATCAGCGCTACCGCAAGGAACGCCTCAAAGAATCGGAAACTTGAAGACGCTTCCATTTGAGCTTTAGCCATGATTTCTGCCACACCTAAGGTGAAAGCAAGGGAAGTCGACTTAATCATGTCTATGAAATAGTTCATCAAAGAAGGCAGCGCTACACGGGTTGCTTGTGGCAAGATCACTCGACGCATGGCTTGGCTGGTTGTCATTCCAACAGACAGACTGGCTTCCATTTGGCTACGATCGATACCGATAATAGCTGCGCGAATACTTTCAGCCATGTAGGCCGCAAAGTGCAGGGTTAAACCGATAACGGCGGCGCCAAAAGCATCGAGTCCAACCATCCACGGAAACACTTGTGGTAGGCCGTAATAAAGAAGGAACAGCTGTACCAGCAG harbors:
- a CDS encoding amino acid ABC transporter ATP-binding protein, whose translation is MIKLQNIHKQFGDTEVLKGIDLEIKQGEIIVIIGSSGTGKSTLLRCVNFLEQADQGVISIDDIKVDTQKHTKAEVLALCRKTGFVFQNYALFAHQTAKQNIAEGLITVRGWKKQQAHEKAQQILDDIGLGEKADSYPAALSGGQQQRVGIGRAMALQPELLLFDEPTSALDPEWVGEVLNLMKKLANQHQTMLVVTHEMQFAREVADRVIFMADGHIVEQGSPQDIFGSPQDPKLKKFLNKVGIDEGSL
- a CDS encoding amino acid ABC transporter permease; the protein is MGFDFNYMLGLLPILLKYLGTTMEMAIWGLFFALILSLILANIRVFKIPVLDQLSQLYISFFRGTPLLVQLFLLYYGLPQVFPWMVGLDAFGAAVIGLTLHFAAYMAESIRAAIIGIDRSQMEASLSVGMTTSQAMRRVILPQATRVALPSLMNYFIDMIKSTSLAFTLGVAEIMAKAQMEASSSFRFFEAFLAVALIYWGVVIILTRIQIWAEVKLNKAYVR